Proteins encoded by one window of Brienomyrus brachyistius isolate T26 chromosome 1, BBRACH_0.4, whole genome shotgun sequence:
- the LOC125740624 gene encoding enhancer of polycomb homolog 1-like isoform X22: MSKLSFRARALDAAKPLPVFRCEDLPDLHEYASINRAVPQMPTGMEKEEESEHHLQRAISAQQVYGEKRDNMVIPVPQAESNIAYYETLYPGEFRMPKQLIHLQPFSLDTEQPDYDLDSEDDVFLNKLKKKMEITPLQFEEMVDRLEKGSGQQLVTLQEAKLLLKEDDELIREVFEYWTRKRRPSESISLLSGIKQEKRDGSSTNDPYVAFRRRTEKMQTRKNRKNDEASYEKMLKLRRDLSRAVTILEMIKRREKSKRELLHLTLEIVEKRYSMADFGGEVMAEVLAQRALVKPTYPIPIIPLSSSNQHRHQDHMEMKEYKAKPEKTEVVRTKRKYEKKPKVLPLSASVPQQTSPSVFSVKDLNQYDFPSSDDEPFSQQQIQSGSSDAEEENDPDGPFAFRRRAGCQYYAPREAQGASGWPWCSPSEGGLGDVLYRYCLTSLSVPRRCVGLARRRIGRGGRVLLDRAHTDFDDSIDGPDPEQLVPLPRSLADDPTGTSDTNTSDRGPSHDLNRILSNIKASRWRHFRPRTPPPQNAHGGEAQSHRPCQGLSRLSAAQSGTLAGGPPSQNRRGGSTAAFPAVTAEQYQQHQEQLALMQKQQLAQTQLQLSSSTQGLVSKTLDSVSAQFAASALVTKEQLISSKPKEEVVLGAGVNGVVQASGRSICRSCKPKEEVVLGAGVNGVVQASGRSICMSCKPKEEVMLGAGVNGVVQASGRSICRSCKPKEEVMLGAGVNGVVQSSFRSICRSCKPKEEVVLGASVNGVVQASGRSICRSCKPKEEVVLGAGVNGVVQASFRSICRSCKPKFLSLSALNRKVKMALILLLFLMESLFFPPGVYKGLHLSSTTTVPPPMSQPVAAGSTFPQPATNSSSSSSSSTNAVAISASEPAHHTPAANSTTQVLIGNSMRLGLPPPGGAVATLNTRHPPRTIGAVPSALKLAAPTNCQMPKVAATSSMDMVPRENHEQEKAALNSIADTTVVMEVT; the protein is encoded by the exons GAACACCACCTCCAGAGGGCCATATCAGCCCAGCAGGTGTACGGGGAGAAGCGGGACAACATGGTGATCCCCGTACCACAGGCAGAGAGCAACATCGCCTATTACGAGACGCTCTACCCTGGGGAGTTCCGGATGCCCAAGCAGCTCATTCACCTACAGC CGTTCAGTCTGGACACAGAGCAACCAGACTATGACTTGGATTCGGAAGATGACGTGTTTCTGAACAAGCTGAAGAAGAAGATGGAGATCACTCCTCTGCAGTTCGAGGAGATGGTAGACCGTCTGGAAAAGGGTAGTGGACAGCAG CTGGTGACCCTGCAAGAGGCCAAGCTGCTGCTGAAGGAAGATGACGAGCTCATCCGCGAGGTGTTTGAGTACTGGACGCGCAAGCGGAGGCCCTCCGAGAGCATCTCCCTCCTCTCCGGCATCAAGCAGGAGAAGCGTGATGGTTCCAGCACCAATGATCCCTATGTGGCCTTCCGCCGGAGGACGGAGAAGATGCAGACACGCAAG AACCGCAAAAACGACGAGGCATCGTACGAGAAGATGCTGAAGCTGCGCCGGGATTTGAGCCGGGCCGTCACCATCCTGGAGATGATCAagcgcagggagaagagcaagcGGGAGCTTCTGCACCTCACGCTGGAGATCGTGGAGAAGAG GTACAGCATGGCCGACTTCGGCGGCGAGGTCATGGCAGAGGTGCTGGCCCAGAGGGCCCTGGTGAAACCTACATACCCCATTCCCATCATTCCACTGTCCAGCAGCAACCAGCACAGGCACCAGGATCACATGGAGATGAAGGAGTACAAAGCTAAG CCTGAGAAGACAGAAGTCGTCAGGACGAAACGGAAATATGAGAAGAAGCCCAAAGTCTTACCACTGTCGGCTTCTGTGCCGCAGCAGACAAGTCCGTCCGTGTTCAGTGTGAAGGACCTGAACCAGTACGATTTTCCCAGCTCAGACGACGAGCCCTTCTCCCAG CAGCAGATTCAATCAGGTTCCTCCGATGCCGAGGAGGAGAATGACCCAGACGGGCCCTTCGCTTTCCGGAGGAGGGCTGGCTGTCAGTACTACGCT CCTCGGGAAGCCCAGGGTGCCAGCGGCTGGCCGTGGTGCAGCCCTTCCGAAGGAGGTCTGGGTGATGTGCTCTACAGATACTGCCTCACCTCTTTGTCGGTGCCCAGGCGCTGCGTGGGCTTGGCACGGCGGCGAATCGGCCGGGGGGGCAG GGTGTTATTGGACAGGGCGCATACGGACTTTGACGATTCGATCGACGGGCCAGATCCAGAGCAGCTGGTCCCCTTGCCCCGCAGCTTGGCTGATGACCCCACCGGTACCTCAGACACAAATACCTCCGACAGAGGCCCTTCTCATGACCTCAACCGCATCCTGTCCAACATCAAAGCGTCCCGCTGGAGACACTTCCGGCCCCGGACGCCGCCACCACAAAATGCACATGGAGGGGAGGCCCAGTCCCATCGCCCATGCCAGGGATTGAGCCGGCTGTCTGCGGCACAATCCGGAACCTTGGCAGGGGGACCTCCCTCCCAAAACAGGAGGGGTGGGAGCACTGCGGCATTCCCTGCTG TCACAGCTGAGCAGTACCAGCAGCACCAAGAGCAGCTGGCCCTCATGCAGAAACAGCAGCTGGCGCAGACACAGCTGCAGCTCAGCAGCAGCACGCAG GGTTTGGTGTCGAAGACACTGGACTCTGTCAGCGCCCAGTTTGCTGCCTCCGCTTTGGTGACAAAAGAGCAGCTGATCAGCTCCAAGCCCAAAGAGGAGGTGGTGCTCGGAGccggtgtgaatggtgtggttCAGGCCTCAGGTAGGTCCATATGCAGGTCCTGTAAGCCCAAAGAGGAGGTGGTGCTCGGAGccggtgtgaatggtgtggttCAGGCCTCAGGTAGGTCCATATGCATGTCCTGTAAGCCCAAAGAGGAGGTGATGCTTGGAGccggtgtgaatggtgtggttCAGGCCTCAGGTAGGTCCATATGCAGGTCCTGTAAGCCCAAAGAGGAGGTGATGCTTGGAGccggtgtgaatggtgtggtcCAGTCCTCATTTAGGTCCATATGCAGGTCCTGTAAGCCCAAAGAGGAG GTGGTGCTTGGAGCCAGTGTGAATGGTGTGGTTCAGGCCTCAGGTAGGTCCATATGCAGGTCCTGTAAGCCCAAAGAGGAGGTGGTGCTCGGAGccggtgtgaatggtgtggttCAGGCCTCATTTAGGTCCATATGCAGGTCCTGTAAACCCAAATTTTTATCACTGTCAGCTTTGAACCGAAAAGTGAAGATGGCCCTCATTCTGCTGCTGTTCCTGATGGAGTCTCTCTTCTTCCCCCCAGGAGTGTACAAGGGCTTACATCTCTCTAGCACTACGACAGTCCCGCCTCCCATGAGCCAGCCAGTGGCAGCCGGCTCCACCTTCCCTCAGCCAGCCacgaacagcagcagcagcagcagcagcagcactaaTGCTGTTGCCATCTCTGCCAGCGAGCCTGCTCACCACACGCCCGCCGCCAACTCCACTACTCAGGTCCTGATCGGGAACAGTATGCGCTTGGGTTTGCCCCCTCCAGGGGGCGCCGtcgccaccctgaacacgcggCATCCACCCAGGACTATAGGCGCGGTCCCGTCTGCCTTAAAGCTGGCCGCGCCCACGAACTGTCAGATGCCCAAGGTCGCCGCCACCTCATCCATGGACATGGTGCCAAG GGAAAACCATGAGCAGGAGAAGGCAGCACTGAACAGTATAGCGGACACCACGGTGGTCATGGAGGTCACGTAG
- the LOC125740624 gene encoding enhancer of polycomb homolog 1-like isoform X24, which translates to MSKLSFRARALDAAKPLPVFRCEDLPDLHEYASINRAVPQMPTGMEKEEESEHHLQRAISAQQVYGEKRDNMVIPVPQAESNIAYYETLYPGEFRMPKQLIHLQPFSLDTEQPDYDLDSEDDVFLNKLKKKMEITPLQFEEMVDRLEKGSGQQLVTLQEAKLLLKEDDELIREVFEYWTRKRRPSESISLLSGIKQEKRDGSSTNDPYVAFRRRTEKMQTRKNRKNDEASYEKMLKLRRDLSRAVTILEMIKRREKSKRELLHLTLEIVEKRYSMADFGGEVMAEVLAQRALVKPTYPIPIIPLSSSNQHRHQDHMEMKEYKAKPEKTEVVRTKRKYEKKPKVLPLSASVPQQTSPSVFSVKDLNQYDFPSSDDEPFSQQQIQSGSSDAEEENDPDGPFAFRRRAGCQYYAPREAQGASGWPWCSPSEGGLGDVLYRYCLTSLSVPRRCVGLARRRIGRGGRVLLDRAHTDFDDSIDGPDPEQLVPLPRSLADDPTGTSDTNTSDRGPSHDLNRILSNIKASRWRHFRPRTPPPQNAHGGEAQSHRPCQGLSRLSAAQSGTLAGGPPSQNRRGGSTAAFPAVTAEQYQQHQEQLALMQKQQLAQTQLQLSSSTQGLVSKTLDSVSAQFAASALVTKEQLISSKPKEEVVLGAGVNGVVQASGRSICRSCKPKEEVVLGAGVNGVVQASGRSICMSCKPKEEVMLGAGVNGVVQASGRSICRSCKPKEEVVLGAGVNGVVQASFRSICMSCKPKEEVVLGASVNGVVQASGRSICRSCKPKEEVVLGAGVNGVVQASFRSICRSCKPKFLSLSALNRKVKMALILLLFLMESLFFPPGVYKGLHLSSTTTVPPPMSQPVAAGSTFPQPATNSSSSSSSSTNAVAISASEPAHHTPAANSTTQVLIGNSMRLGLPPPGGAVATLNTRHPPRTIGAVPSALKLAAPTNCQMPKVAATSSMDMVPRENHEQEKAALNSIADTTVVMEVT; encoded by the exons GAACACCACCTCCAGAGGGCCATATCAGCCCAGCAGGTGTACGGGGAGAAGCGGGACAACATGGTGATCCCCGTACCACAGGCAGAGAGCAACATCGCCTATTACGAGACGCTCTACCCTGGGGAGTTCCGGATGCCCAAGCAGCTCATTCACCTACAGC CGTTCAGTCTGGACACAGAGCAACCAGACTATGACTTGGATTCGGAAGATGACGTGTTTCTGAACAAGCTGAAGAAGAAGATGGAGATCACTCCTCTGCAGTTCGAGGAGATGGTAGACCGTCTGGAAAAGGGTAGTGGACAGCAG CTGGTGACCCTGCAAGAGGCCAAGCTGCTGCTGAAGGAAGATGACGAGCTCATCCGCGAGGTGTTTGAGTACTGGACGCGCAAGCGGAGGCCCTCCGAGAGCATCTCCCTCCTCTCCGGCATCAAGCAGGAGAAGCGTGATGGTTCCAGCACCAATGATCCCTATGTGGCCTTCCGCCGGAGGACGGAGAAGATGCAGACACGCAAG AACCGCAAAAACGACGAGGCATCGTACGAGAAGATGCTGAAGCTGCGCCGGGATTTGAGCCGGGCCGTCACCATCCTGGAGATGATCAagcgcagggagaagagcaagcGGGAGCTTCTGCACCTCACGCTGGAGATCGTGGAGAAGAG GTACAGCATGGCCGACTTCGGCGGCGAGGTCATGGCAGAGGTGCTGGCCCAGAGGGCCCTGGTGAAACCTACATACCCCATTCCCATCATTCCACTGTCCAGCAGCAACCAGCACAGGCACCAGGATCACATGGAGATGAAGGAGTACAAAGCTAAG CCTGAGAAGACAGAAGTCGTCAGGACGAAACGGAAATATGAGAAGAAGCCCAAAGTCTTACCACTGTCGGCTTCTGTGCCGCAGCAGACAAGTCCGTCCGTGTTCAGTGTGAAGGACCTGAACCAGTACGATTTTCCCAGCTCAGACGACGAGCCCTTCTCCCAG CAGCAGATTCAATCAGGTTCCTCCGATGCCGAGGAGGAGAATGACCCAGACGGGCCCTTCGCTTTCCGGAGGAGGGCTGGCTGTCAGTACTACGCT CCTCGGGAAGCCCAGGGTGCCAGCGGCTGGCCGTGGTGCAGCCCTTCCGAAGGAGGTCTGGGTGATGTGCTCTACAGATACTGCCTCACCTCTTTGTCGGTGCCCAGGCGCTGCGTGGGCTTGGCACGGCGGCGAATCGGCCGGGGGGGCAG GGTGTTATTGGACAGGGCGCATACGGACTTTGACGATTCGATCGACGGGCCAGATCCAGAGCAGCTGGTCCCCTTGCCCCGCAGCTTGGCTGATGACCCCACCGGTACCTCAGACACAAATACCTCCGACAGAGGCCCTTCTCATGACCTCAACCGCATCCTGTCCAACATCAAAGCGTCCCGCTGGAGACACTTCCGGCCCCGGACGCCGCCACCACAAAATGCACATGGAGGGGAGGCCCAGTCCCATCGCCCATGCCAGGGATTGAGCCGGCTGTCTGCGGCACAATCCGGAACCTTGGCAGGGGGACCTCCCTCCCAAAACAGGAGGGGTGGGAGCACTGCGGCATTCCCTGCTG TCACAGCTGAGCAGTACCAGCAGCACCAAGAGCAGCTGGCCCTCATGCAGAAACAGCAGCTGGCGCAGACACAGCTGCAGCTCAGCAGCAGCACGCAG GGTTTGGTGTCGAAGACACTGGACTCTGTCAGCGCCCAGTTTGCTGCCTCCGCTTTGGTGACAAAAGAGCAGCTGATCAGCTCCAAGCCCAAAGAGGAGGTGGTGCTCGGAGccggtgtgaatggtgtggttCAGGCCTCAGGTAGGTCCATATGCAGGTCCTGTAAGCCCAAAGAGGAGGTGGTGCTCGGAGccggtgtgaatggtgtggttCAGGCCTCAGGTAGGTCCATATGCATGTCCTGTAAGCCCAAAGAGGAGGTGATGCTTGGAGccggtgtgaatggtgtggttCAGGCCTCAGGTAG GTCCATATGCAGGTCCTGTAAGCCCAAAGAGGAGGTGGTGCTCGGAGccggtgtgaatggtgtggttCAGGCCTCATTTAG GTCCATATGCATGTCCTGTAAGCCCAAAGAGGAGGTGGTGCTTGGAGCCAGTGTGAATGGTGTGGTTCAGGCCTCAGGTAGGTCCATATGCAGGTCCTGTAAGCCCAAAGAGGAGGTGGTGCTCGGAGccggtgtgaatggtgtggttCAGGCCTCATTTAGGTCCATATGCAGGTCCTGTAAACCCAAATTTTTATCACTGTCAGCTTTGAACCGAAAAGTGAAGATGGCCCTCATTCTGCTGCTGTTCCTGATGGAGTCTCTCTTCTTCCCCCCAGGAGTGTACAAGGGCTTACATCTCTCTAGCACTACGACAGTCCCGCCTCCCATGAGCCAGCCAGTGGCAGCCGGCTCCACCTTCCCTCAGCCAGCCacgaacagcagcagcagcagcagcagcagcactaaTGCTGTTGCCATCTCTGCCAGCGAGCCTGCTCACCACACGCCCGCCGCCAACTCCACTACTCAGGTCCTGATCGGGAACAGTATGCGCTTGGGTTTGCCCCCTCCAGGGGGCGCCGtcgccaccctgaacacgcggCATCCACCCAGGACTATAGGCGCGGTCCCGTCTGCCTTAAAGCTGGCCGCGCCCACGAACTGTCAGATGCCCAAGGTCGCCGCCACCTCATCCATGGACATGGTGCCAAG GGAAAACCATGAGCAGGAGAAGGCAGCACTGAACAGTATAGCGGACACCACGGTGGTCATGGAGGTCACGTAG
- the LOC125740624 gene encoding enhancer of polycomb homolog 1-like isoform X30: MSKLSFRARALDAAKPLPVFRCEDLPDLHEYASINRAVPQMPTGMEKEEESEHHLQRAISAQQVYGEKRDNMVIPVPQAESNIAYYETLYPGEFRMPKQLIHLQPFSLDTEQPDYDLDSEDDVFLNKLKKKMEITPLQFEEMVDRLEKGSGQQLVTLQEAKLLLKEDDELIREVFEYWTRKRRPSESISLLSGIKQEKRDGSSTNDPYVAFRRRTEKMQTRKNRKNDEASYEKMLKLRRDLSRAVTILEMIKRREKSKRELLHLTLEIVEKRYSMADFGGEVMAEVLAQRALVKPTYPIPIIPLSSSNQHRHQDHMEMKEYKAKPEKTEVVRTKRKYEKKPKVLPLSASVPQQTSPSVFSVKDLNQYDFPSSDDEPFSQQQIQSGSSDAEEENDPDGPFAFRRRAGCQYYAPREAQGASGWPWCSPSEGGLGDVLYRYCLTSLSVPRRCVGLARRRIGRGGRVLLDRAHTDFDDSIDGPDPEQLVPLPRSLADDPTGTSDTNTSDRGPSHDLNRILSNIKASRWRHFRPRTPPPQNAHGGEAQSHRPCQGLSRLSAAQSGTLAGGPPSQNRRGGSTAAFPAVTAEQYQQHQEQLALMQKQQLAQTQLQLSSSTQGLVSKTLDSVSAQFAASALVTKEQLISSKPKEEVVLGAGVNGVVQASGRSICRSCKPKEEVVLGAGVNGVVQASGRSICMSCKPKEEVMLGAGVNGVVQASGRSICRSCKPKEEVVLGAGVNGVVQASFRSICRSCKPKEEVVLGAGVNGVVQASFRSICRSCKPKFLSLSALNRKVKMALILLLFLMESLFFPPGVYKGLHLSSTTTVPPPMSQPVAAGSTFPQPATNSSSSSSSSTNAVAISASEPAHHTPAANSTTQVLIGNSMRLGLPPPGGAVATLNTRHPPRTIGAVPSALKLAAPTNCQMPKVAATSSMDMVPRENHEQEKAALNSIADTTVVMEVT, from the exons GAACACCACCTCCAGAGGGCCATATCAGCCCAGCAGGTGTACGGGGAGAAGCGGGACAACATGGTGATCCCCGTACCACAGGCAGAGAGCAACATCGCCTATTACGAGACGCTCTACCCTGGGGAGTTCCGGATGCCCAAGCAGCTCATTCACCTACAGC CGTTCAGTCTGGACACAGAGCAACCAGACTATGACTTGGATTCGGAAGATGACGTGTTTCTGAACAAGCTGAAGAAGAAGATGGAGATCACTCCTCTGCAGTTCGAGGAGATGGTAGACCGTCTGGAAAAGGGTAGTGGACAGCAG CTGGTGACCCTGCAAGAGGCCAAGCTGCTGCTGAAGGAAGATGACGAGCTCATCCGCGAGGTGTTTGAGTACTGGACGCGCAAGCGGAGGCCCTCCGAGAGCATCTCCCTCCTCTCCGGCATCAAGCAGGAGAAGCGTGATGGTTCCAGCACCAATGATCCCTATGTGGCCTTCCGCCGGAGGACGGAGAAGATGCAGACACGCAAG AACCGCAAAAACGACGAGGCATCGTACGAGAAGATGCTGAAGCTGCGCCGGGATTTGAGCCGGGCCGTCACCATCCTGGAGATGATCAagcgcagggagaagagcaagcGGGAGCTTCTGCACCTCACGCTGGAGATCGTGGAGAAGAG GTACAGCATGGCCGACTTCGGCGGCGAGGTCATGGCAGAGGTGCTGGCCCAGAGGGCCCTGGTGAAACCTACATACCCCATTCCCATCATTCCACTGTCCAGCAGCAACCAGCACAGGCACCAGGATCACATGGAGATGAAGGAGTACAAAGCTAAG CCTGAGAAGACAGAAGTCGTCAGGACGAAACGGAAATATGAGAAGAAGCCCAAAGTCTTACCACTGTCGGCTTCTGTGCCGCAGCAGACAAGTCCGTCCGTGTTCAGTGTGAAGGACCTGAACCAGTACGATTTTCCCAGCTCAGACGACGAGCCCTTCTCCCAG CAGCAGATTCAATCAGGTTCCTCCGATGCCGAGGAGGAGAATGACCCAGACGGGCCCTTCGCTTTCCGGAGGAGGGCTGGCTGTCAGTACTACGCT CCTCGGGAAGCCCAGGGTGCCAGCGGCTGGCCGTGGTGCAGCCCTTCCGAAGGAGGTCTGGGTGATGTGCTCTACAGATACTGCCTCACCTCTTTGTCGGTGCCCAGGCGCTGCGTGGGCTTGGCACGGCGGCGAATCGGCCGGGGGGGCAG GGTGTTATTGGACAGGGCGCATACGGACTTTGACGATTCGATCGACGGGCCAGATCCAGAGCAGCTGGTCCCCTTGCCCCGCAGCTTGGCTGATGACCCCACCGGTACCTCAGACACAAATACCTCCGACAGAGGCCCTTCTCATGACCTCAACCGCATCCTGTCCAACATCAAAGCGTCCCGCTGGAGACACTTCCGGCCCCGGACGCCGCCACCACAAAATGCACATGGAGGGGAGGCCCAGTCCCATCGCCCATGCCAGGGATTGAGCCGGCTGTCTGCGGCACAATCCGGAACCTTGGCAGGGGGACCTCCCTCCCAAAACAGGAGGGGTGGGAGCACTGCGGCATTCCCTGCTG TCACAGCTGAGCAGTACCAGCAGCACCAAGAGCAGCTGGCCCTCATGCAGAAACAGCAGCTGGCGCAGACACAGCTGCAGCTCAGCAGCAGCACGCAG GGTTTGGTGTCGAAGACACTGGACTCTGTCAGCGCCCAGTTTGCTGCCTCCGCTTTGGTGACAAAAGAGCAGCTGATCAGCTCCAAGCCCAAAGAGGAGGTGGTGCTCGGAGccggtgtgaatggtgtggttCAGGCCTCAGGTAGGTCCATATGCAGGTCCTGTAAGCCCAAAGAGGAGGTGGTGCTCGGAGccggtgtgaatggtgtggttCAGGCCTCAGGTAGGTCCATATGCATGTCCTGTAAGCCCAAAGAGGAGGTGATGCTTGGAGccggtgtgaatggtgtggttCAGGCCTCAGGTAG GTCCATATGCAGGTCCTGTAAGCCCAAAGAGGAGGTGGTGCTCGGAGccggtgtgaatggtgtggttCAGGCCTCATTTAG GTCCATATGCAGGTCCTGTAAGCCCAAAGAGGAGGTGGTGCTCGGAGccggtgtgaatggtgtggttCAGGCCTCATTTAGGTCCATATGCAGGTCCTGTAAACCCAAATTTTTATCACTGTCAGCTTTGAACCGAAAAGTGAAGATGGCCCTCATTCTGCTGCTGTTCCTGATGGAGTCTCTCTTCTTCCCCCCAGGAGTGTACAAGGGCTTACATCTCTCTAGCACTACGACAGTCCCGCCTCCCATGAGCCAGCCAGTGGCAGCCGGCTCCACCTTCCCTCAGCCAGCCacgaacagcagcagcagcagcagcagcagcactaaTGCTGTTGCCATCTCTGCCAGCGAGCCTGCTCACCACACGCCCGCCGCCAACTCCACTACTCAGGTCCTGATCGGGAACAGTATGCGCTTGGGTTTGCCCCCTCCAGGGGGCGCCGtcgccaccctgaacacgcggCATCCACCCAGGACTATAGGCGCGGTCCCGTCTGCCTTAAAGCTGGCCGCGCCCACGAACTGTCAGATGCCCAAGGTCGCCGCCACCTCATCCATGGACATGGTGCCAAG GGAAAACCATGAGCAGGAGAAGGCAGCACTGAACAGTATAGCGGACACCACGGTGGTCATGGAGGTCACGTAG